The following are encoded together in the Streptomyces tsukubensis genome:
- the dnaE gene encoding DNA polymerase III subunit alpha — protein MPSSSTKPPFTHLHVHTQYSLLDGAARLKDMFDACNEMGMSHIAMSDHGNLHGAYDFFHQAQKAGVTPIIGIEAYVAPESRRNKRKLQWGQPHQKRDDVSGSGGYTHKTIWASNRTGLHNLFKLSSDAYAEGWLQKWPRMDKETIAKWSEGLIASTGCPSGEVQTRLRLGQFDEAVQAASDYQDIFGKGRYFLELMDHGIDIERRVRDGLLEVGKKLGIPPLVTNDSHYTYANESVAHDALLCIQTGKNLSDPDRFRFNGTGYYLKSTDEMYAIDSSDAWQEGCRNTLLVAEQIDTEGWFEKRDLMPKFDIPEGFTEVTWFQEEVRRGMERRYPGGVPDDRQRQAEYEMDIIIQMGFPGYFLVVADFIMWAKNNGIAVGPGRGSAAGSIVSYAMGITDLDPVTHGLIFERFLNPERVSMPDVDIDFDERRRGEVIRYVTEKYGADKVAMIGTYGKIKAKNAIKDSARVLGYPYAMGDRLTKAMPADVLGKGIDLNGITDPKHPRYGEAGEIRGMYENEADVKKVIDTAKGVEGLVRQMGVHAAGVIMSSEPIIDHAPVWVRHTDGVTITQWDYPSCESLGLLKMDFLGLRNLTIMDDAVKMVKANKGIDLELLSVPLDDPKTYELLCRGDTLGVFQFDGGPMRSLLRLMRPDNFEDISAVSALYRPGPMGMNSHTNYALRKNGQQEITPIHKELEEPLKEVLGLTYGLIVYQEQVQKAAQIVAGYSLGEADVLRRVMGKKKADELAKNFVLFQAGAKEKGFSDEAIQALWDVLVPFAGYAFNKAHSSAYGLVTYWTAYLKANYPAEYMSAVLTSVRDDKDKSAVYLNECRRMGIKVLPPNVNESLANFAAQGDDIILFGLTAVRNVGQNVVESIIKSRKAKGKYSTFPDFLDKVEAVVCNKRTVESLIKAGAFDEMGHTRKGLTAHYEPMIDNVVQVKRKEAEGQFDLFGGMGEKGDGDEPAFGLDVEFTEEEWEKVYLLAQEREMLGLYVSDHPLFGIEHVLSDKSDAAISQLTGGDFSDGSVVTIGGIISGLQRKMTKQGNAWAIATVEDLAGSIECMFFPATYQLVSTQLTEDAVVFVKGRLDKREDIPRLVAMELAVPDLSHAGNNAPVTITIPTVKVTPPMVGRLGEILSHHRGNSEVRIKLQGARKTTVLRLDRHRVQPDPALFGDLKVLLGPACLAG, from the coding sequence GTGCCGTCATCGTCCACGAAGCCCCCGTTCACGCACCTGCACGTGCACACCCAGTACTCGCTTCTGGATGGTGCGGCGAGGCTGAAGGACATGTTCGACGCCTGCAACGAGATGGGCATGTCGCACATCGCGATGAGCGACCACGGCAACCTGCACGGGGCGTACGACTTCTTCCATCAGGCGCAGAAGGCGGGCGTGACGCCGATCATCGGGATCGAGGCGTACGTGGCGCCGGAGTCCCGCCGCAACAAGCGGAAGCTCCAGTGGGGGCAGCCGCACCAGAAGCGCGACGACGTCTCGGGTTCCGGCGGTTACACGCACAAGACGATCTGGGCCTCCAACCGCACCGGTCTGCACAACCTCTTCAAGCTCTCCTCCGACGCGTACGCGGAGGGATGGCTCCAGAAGTGGCCGCGCATGGACAAGGAGACCATCGCGAAATGGTCGGAGGGACTCATCGCCTCGACGGGGTGCCCCTCGGGTGAGGTGCAGACGCGTCTCCGGCTCGGCCAGTTCGACGAGGCGGTGCAAGCGGCCTCCGATTATCAGGACATCTTCGGGAAGGGCCGCTATTTCCTGGAACTGATGGACCACGGGATCGACATCGAGCGGCGGGTCAGGGACGGGCTGCTTGAGGTGGGTAAGAAGCTCGGTATTCCGCCACTGGTCACCAACGACTCGCATTACACCTACGCGAACGAGTCCGTGGCGCACGACGCGCTGCTCTGCATTCAGACGGGAAAGAATCTTTCCGATCCCGACAGGTTCCGATTCAACGGTACGGGTTATTACCTGAAGTCCACGGACGAGATGTACGCGATCGACTCGTCCGACGCCTGGCAGGAGGGGTGCCGCAACACCCTGCTCGTCGCGGAGCAGATCGACACCGAGGGCTGGTTCGAGAAGCGCGACCTGATGCCGAAGTTCGACATCCCCGAGGGCTTCACCGAGGTCACCTGGTTCCAGGAGGAGGTCAGGCGGGGCATGGAGCGCCGGTATCCGGGAGGTGTCCCCGACGACCGGCAGCGGCAGGCCGAGTACGAGATGGACATCATCATCCAGATGGGGTTCCCCGGTTACTTCCTGGTCGTCGCCGACTTCATCATGTGGGCCAAGAACAACGGCATCGCGGTGGGCCCCGGCCGTGGCTCGGCGGCCGGTTCGATCGTGTCGTACGCGATGGGGATCACCGACCTCGACCCCGTCACGCACGGCCTGATCTTCGAGCGGTTCCTCAACCCCGAGCGCGTCTCGATGCCCGATGTCGACATCGACTTCGACGAGCGCAGGCGCGGCGAGGTCATCCGCTACGTGACCGAGAAGTACGGGGCCGACAAGGTCGCGATGATCGGTACGTACGGCAAGATCAAGGCGAAGAACGCGATCAAGGACTCGGCCCGCGTGCTGGGCTACCCGTACGCGATGGGCGACCGTCTCACCAAGGCCATGCCCGCCGACGTCCTGGGCAAGGGCATCGACCTCAACGGCATCACGGACCCCAAGCACCCCCGCTACGGCGAGGCGGGCGAGATCCGCGGGATGTACGAGAACGAGGCCGACGTCAAGAAGGTCATCGACACCGCGAAGGGTGTCGAGGGGCTCGTCAGGCAGATGGGTGTGCACGCGGCCGGCGTGATCATGTCCAGTGAGCCGATCATCGATCACGCCCCCGTCTGGGTCAGGCACACCGACGGTGTGACCATCACCCAGTGGGACTACCCGAGTTGTGAGTCGCTCGGCCTGCTGAAGATGGACTTCCTCGGCCTGCGCAACCTCACCATCATGGACGACGCCGTCAAGATGGTGAAGGCCAACAAGGGCATAGATCTCGAACTGCTCTCGGTCCCCCTCGACGACCCCAAGACCTACGAACTCCTCTGCCGCGGTGACACCCTCGGCGTCTTCCAGTTCGACGGCGGCCCCATGCGGTCCCTGCTGCGGCTGATGCGGCCCGACAACTTCGAGGACATTTCCGCCGTGTCGGCCCTGTACCGGCCGGGCCCGATGGGCATGAACTCGCACACGAACTACGCGCTGCGCAAGAACGGCCAGCAGGAGATCACCCCGATCCACAAGGAGCTGGAAGAGCCCCTGAAGGAGGTCCTCGGCCTCACCTACGGCCTGATCGTCTATCAGGAGCAGGTCCAGAAGGCCGCCCAGATCGTCGCCGGTTACTCGCTCGGCGAGGCCGACGTCCTGCGCCGTGTGATGGGTAAGAAGAAGGCCGACGAACTGGCGAAGAACTTCGTCCTCTTCCAGGCGGGCGCCAAGGAGAAGGGGTTCTCCGACGAGGCGATCCAGGCCCTCTGGGACGTCCTGGTGCCCTTCGCCGGATACGCGTTCAACAAGGCGCACTCCTCCGCGTACGGCCTGGTCACCTACTGGACCGCCTACCTCAAGGCCAACTACCCGGCCGAGTACATGTCCGCGGTGCTCACCTCGGTCCGCGACGACAAGGACAAGTCGGCGGTCTATCTGAACGAGTGCCGGCGCATGGGCATCAAGGTGCTGCCGCCCAACGTCAACGAGTCGCTGGCCAACTTCGCGGCCCAGGGTGACGACATCATCCTCTTCGGCCTCACCGCGGTGCGCAACGTCGGTCAGAACGTCGTCGAGTCGATCATCAAGTCGCGGAAGGCCAAGGGGAAGTACTCCACCTTCCCCGACTTCCTCGACAAGGTGGAGGCCGTCGTCTGCAACAAGCGGACCGTGGAATCCCTGATCAAGGCCGGCGCCTTCGACGAGATGGGCCACACCCGCAAGGGGCTCACCGCCCACTACGAACCGATGATCGACAACGTCGTCCAGGTGAAGCGCAAGGAGGCCGAGGGGCAGTTCGACCTCTTCGGTGGCATGGGCGAGAAGGGCGACGGCGACGAGCCGGCCTTCGGGCTCGACGTGGAGTTCACCGAGGAGGAGTGGGAGAAGGTCTACCTGCTCGCCCAGGAGCGCGAGATGCTCGGCCTCTACGTCTCCGACCACCCGCTCTTCGGGATCGAGCACGTCCTCTCCGACAAGTCCGACGCGGCGATCTCCCAGTTGACGGGTGGCGACTTCTCGGACGGCTCCGTCGTCACCATCGGCGGGATCATCTCGGGGCTCCAGCGGAAGATGACCAAACAGGGCAACGCCTGGGCCATCGCCACCGTCGAGGACCTCGCGGGCTCCATCGAATGCATGTTCTTCCCCGCCACCTACCAGCTCGTCTCCACCCAACTCACCGAGGACGCCGTCGTCTTCGTCAAGGGGCGCCTCGACAAGCGCGAGGACATCCCCCGGCTCGTCGCCATGGAACTCGCCGTCCCCGACCTGTCGCACGCGGGGAACAACGCGCCGGTGACCATCACCATCCCCACGGTGAAGGTCACCCCGCCCATGGTCGGCAGGCTCGGTGAGATCCTGAGCCACCACCGGGGCAACTCCGAGGTACGGATCAAACTCCAAGGGGCCCGCAAGACCACGGTCCTGAGGCTCGACCGCCACCGGGTCCAGCCCGACCCCGCGCTCTTCGGTGACCTGAAGGTGCTGCTCGGGCCCGCCTGCCTGGCGGGCTGA
- a CDS encoding DUF2252 domain-containing protein: MSVPRPVEAAAEQRGEQILGVFDTAFGELLAADPAAFRVKFRKMAASAFAFYRGTACLFYHDLEREQHGGPYLDDRTGRVWIHGDLHAENFGTYMDAQGRLIFNVNDFDEAYVGPFTWDLKRLAASVALIGYAKALSDEQITELVAILAAAYRERIHQLATGAKSDEVPPFTLDTADGPLLGALREARSLTRFGLLDSMTEIREFERRFAPGGGSLELDAATRYKVLAAFDGYLETLPESSLTRPDSYRVKDVVGRRGIGIGSAGLPSYNILLEGNSDALENDVVIYVKQAQTPAVSRHITDPAIRSYFQHEGHRTVISQRALQAHADPWLGWTELDGAGQLVAEVSPYAVDLDWSDIDDPEEIAAVVADLGRATAAMHAAADDESGHSELVPFSTERAIDAAIAGDEENFSDLLIDFAHTYGGRARRDHQIFVDLFRNGRIPGL, encoded by the coding sequence ATGTCGGTTCCGCGCCCCGTCGAAGCAGCAGCCGAGCAGCGCGGCGAGCAGATCCTCGGTGTCTTCGACACCGCGTTCGGCGAGCTGCTGGCCGCGGATCCCGCCGCGTTCCGGGTGAAGTTCAGGAAGATGGCCGCGTCCGCGTTCGCGTTCTACCGCGGCACGGCCTGCCTCTTCTACCACGATCTCGAACGGGAGCAGCACGGCGGCCCCTACCTCGACGACCGTACGGGGCGGGTGTGGATCCACGGCGACCTGCACGCGGAGAACTTCGGCACCTACATGGACGCCCAGGGCCGGCTGATCTTCAATGTGAACGACTTCGACGAGGCCTATGTGGGCCCCTTCACCTGGGACCTCAAGCGGCTCGCCGCGTCCGTCGCCCTGATCGGCTACGCGAAGGCGCTCAGTGACGAACAGATCACGGAGCTGGTGGCGATCCTCGCGGCCGCCTACCGCGAGCGGATCCACCAGCTCGCGACCGGTGCCAAGAGCGACGAGGTGCCGCCCTTCACCCTGGACACGGCGGACGGCCCGCTGCTCGGCGCGCTGCGTGAGGCCAGGTCGCTGACGCGGTTCGGGCTGCTCGACTCGATGACGGAGATCCGCGAGTTCGAGCGCCGCTTCGCCCCGGGCGGCGGCTCCCTGGAGCTGGACGCGGCCACCAGGTACAAAGTGCTCGCCGCCTTCGACGGCTACCTGGAGACGCTGCCGGAGTCCAGCCTCACCCGTCCGGACTCCTACCGGGTGAAGGACGTGGTGGGCAGGCGCGGCATCGGCATCGGCTCCGCGGGGCTCCCCTCGTACAACATCCTGCTCGAAGGCAACAGCGACGCCCTGGAGAACGACGTGGTGATCTACGTCAAGCAGGCGCAGACACCGGCCGTCTCCCGGCACATCACCGATCCGGCGATCCGCTCGTACTTCCAGCACGAGGGCCACCGCACGGTGATCTCGCAGCGCGCGCTCCAGGCCCACGCCGACCCGTGGCTCGGCTGGACCGAGCTGGACGGCGCGGGGCAGCTGGTCGCCGAGGTCTCCCCGTACGCGGTGGATCTGGACTGGTCGGACATCGACGACCCGGAGGAGATCGCGGCGGTCGTGGCCGACCTCGGCCGCGCCACGGCGGCGATGCACGCGGCCGCGGACGACGAGAGCGGCCACTCCGAGCTGGTGCCCTTCTCCACCGAACGGGCGATCGACGCGGCCATCGCGGGCGACGAGGAGAATTTCTCCGACCTGCTGATCGATTTCGCCCACACCTACGGCGGCAGGGCGCGGCGGGACCACCAGATTTTCGTGGACCTCTTCCGCAACGGACGGATCCCCGGCCTGTAG
- a CDS encoding thioredoxin domain-containing protein, translated as MSQRNTQSAKTAARERMRAERERQVKKEKTKRQIIVGGSVVVVLAIAAGVGWAVTQNNGSSGSSDHWASAADQKLVKPANTSGKDGTTVVIGKESAEKTLQMYEDPRCPVCAQFEQAVGPTIDKAVEDGTYKIQYIGATFLDDNLKGEGSKNALSAQGAALNVSADAFLQYKKAMYAKENHPDETTDGFKSDATLIKIANQVPALKDNKAFQKDVKKGTYDKWALTMSKKFDDSKGVNGTPTLMMDGKKLTSPGSDNAPGSVEEFNNALDPILKG; from the coding sequence ATGAGCCAGAGGAACACCCAGTCCGCGAAGACGGCGGCCCGCGAGCGGATGCGCGCGGAGCGTGAACGTCAGGTCAAGAAGGAGAAGACCAAGCGGCAGATCATCGTCGGCGGCTCGGTCGTCGTGGTGCTGGCGATAGCCGCCGGCGTCGGCTGGGCCGTCACGCAGAACAACGGTTCGAGCGGCTCCTCCGACCACTGGGCCTCCGCCGCCGACCAGAAGCTGGTCAAGCCCGCCAACACCTCGGGCAAGGACGGCACGACCGTCGTCATCGGCAAGGAGAGCGCGGAGAAGACGCTCCAGATGTACGAGGACCCGCGCTGCCCCGTCTGCGCCCAGTTCGAGCAGGCCGTCGGGCCGACCATCGACAAGGCGGTCGAGGACGGCACGTACAAGATCCAGTACATCGGCGCCACCTTCCTCGACGACAACCTCAAGGGCGAGGGCTCCAAGAACGCGCTCAGCGCCCAGGGCGCGGCCCTCAATGTCAGCGCGGACGCGTTCCTCCAGTACAAGAAGGCGATGTACGCGAAGGAGAACCACCCCGACGAGACGACGGACGGCTTCAAGAGCGACGCCACCCTGATCAAGATCGCGAACCAGGTTCCCGCGCTGAAGGACAACAAGGCCTTCCAGAAGGACGTCAAGAAGGGCACCTACGACAAGTGGGCCCTGACGATGTCGAAGAAGTTCGACGACAGCAAGGGTGTCAACGGGACACCCACCCTGATGATGGACGGCAAGAAGCTCACCTCCCCGGGCAGCGACAACGCGCCGGGCAGTGTGGAGGAGTTCAACAACGCGCTCGACCCGATCCTCAAGGGCTGA
- a CDS encoding serine/threonine-protein kinase, with protein MSHPGDVVGGRFELVARLGGGGMGTVWRARDTALRREVALKEMRPSDPALTTPAAARTLSERVLREARALASLSHPHVVTIHQIVAATEGGHPWIVMELLPGLSLQDRLDQGPLSPLEAAVLGRQILSALRAAHAAGIQHRDVKPANVMLRPASTPLPDVRAGDGPSAVLTDFGIAALRGSSALTATGDLIGSPEYIAPERIRGVDDDPASDLWSLGVVLYVAVEGVSPLRRATTFATLAAVLDEPVPPPVRAGHLTDVLTALLVRDRVARPDAARLDVMLADVVSGAGPRWARPTVTAAAASAPGPRPPAPADAARPVPPLDRAERGTTPTRPARPGRGRAGVVVAAAGVVVALVATTALVLTLRGNEGAGDAAGRSPSPVRTTERVTVPPGKGGTPAGSPASPAASPDGSASTTVPDGGSPTGSGAPASPVPPASEGRWIAQLFSEPVGSGTAVRDRRLTAVRGEVPEAAFLRSDDYASLVPGYWVFYAPGPFGDGRAALDFCARHGLTTRNECLGRYLSDRGDDRVLQCGPPRSKPVGRCAR; from the coding sequence ATGAGCCATCCGGGGGACGTGGTCGGCGGGCGCTTCGAGCTGGTGGCGCGGCTCGGCGGCGGCGGTATGGGCACGGTGTGGCGCGCCAGGGACACCGCGCTGCGCAGGGAGGTGGCTCTGAAGGAGATGAGGCCGTCCGATCCCGCGCTGACCACGCCCGCCGCCGCCAGGACCCTGAGCGAACGGGTGCTGCGCGAGGCGCGCGCTCTGGCCAGCCTCAGCCACCCGCACGTCGTCACGATCCACCAGATCGTCGCCGCGACCGAGGGCGGACACCCCTGGATCGTCATGGAGCTGCTCCCTGGGCTCTCCCTCCAGGACAGACTCGACCAGGGGCCGCTGTCGCCCCTGGAGGCCGCGGTACTCGGCCGCCAGATCCTCTCCGCCCTGCGCGCCGCGCACGCCGCGGGCATCCAGCACCGTGATGTGAAGCCGGCCAACGTGATGCTGCGCCCCGCTTCCACGCCCCTCCCTGACGTCCGCGCGGGGGACGGGCCGAGCGCCGTGCTGACGGACTTCGGTATCGCCGCGCTCCGGGGTTCGTCCGCGCTGACGGCCACGGGCGATCTGATCGGCTCCCCCGAGTACATCGCGCCGGAGAGGATCCGTGGCGTCGACGACGACCCCGCCTCCGACCTGTGGTCGCTCGGCGTGGTGCTCTACGTCGCCGTGGAGGGTGTCAGTCCGCTGCGCAGGGCGACCACGTTCGCGACGCTCGCCGCCGTGCTCGACGAACCGGTTCCGCCACCGGTGCGCGCCGGGCACCTCACCGACGTGCTCACCGCGCTACTGGTGCGCGACCGCGTGGCCCGGCCCGACGCCGCCCGCCTGGACGTGATGCTCGCGGACGTCGTCAGCGGGGCCGGTCCCCGGTGGGCGCGGCCGACGGTGACCGCGGCAGCGGCGTCCGCACCGGGGCCCCGCCCACCGGCCCCGGCGGACGCCGCCCGCCCCGTACCGCCTCTCGACCGGGCGGAGCGGGGGACGACGCCGACACGGCCCGCGCGCCCCGGCCGGGGTCGGGCGGGCGTGGTGGTCGCTGCGGCCGGGGTGGTCGTCGCCCTCGTCGCCACCACCGCGCTCGTACTCACCCTGCGCGGCAACGAGGGCGCGGGGGACGCGGCCGGCCGCTCGCCGTCCCCGGTAAGGACCACGGAGCGCGTCACTGTGCCGCCCGGCAAGGGCGGGACCCCCGCTGGCTCCCCCGCGAGCCCTGCCGCCTCTCCCGACGGCTCGGCCTCCACCACCGTGCCTGACGGCGGGAGCCCCACGGGGAGCGGCGCCCCGGCGAGCCCCGTGCCCCCGGCCTCCGAGGGCCGCTGGATCGCCCAGCTCTTCTCCGAACCCGTCGGCTCGGGCACGGCTGTCCGCGACAGGAGGCTCACCGCCGTACGCGGGGAGGTCCCTGAGGCGGCCTTCCTCCGCAGCGACGACTACGCCTCGCTGGTCCCCGGCTACTGGGTCTTCTACGCGCCGGGCCCCTTCGGAGACGGCCGCGCGGCGCTGGACTTCTGCGCGAGGCACGGTCTCACCACGCGCAACGAGTGCCTCGGCCGCTACCTCAGCGATCGTGGGGACGACCGGGTCCTCCAGTGCGGCCCGCCACGGTCGAAGCCCGTCGGGCGTTGCGCACGGTGA
- a CDS encoding dienelactone hydrolase family protein: MDIILFHSAFGLRPAVHAAAERLRAAGHHVHVPDLFDGQTAETAEEGLALADGVGREELLTRAVQAAAPHSDKGLVYAGLSLGAALAQNVALADEKARGLLLVHGTSDLMEDASVDELPVQLHVASPDPFESDDWLNAWYLRMGKAGADVEIYRYPGAGHLYTDPSLPDYDEEAAETTWRIAKGFLDTL; encoded by the coding sequence ATGGACATCATCCTTTTCCACTCGGCCTTCGGACTGCGGCCCGCGGTGCACGCCGCGGCCGAGAGGCTGCGGGCCGCCGGCCACCACGTGCACGTGCCCGACCTCTTCGACGGGCAAACGGCCGAGACGGCAGAGGAAGGGCTCGCGCTCGCCGACGGTGTCGGGAGGGAGGAACTCCTCACCCGGGCCGTCCAGGCGGCGGCGCCCCACTCCGACAAGGGGCTCGTGTACGCCGGACTCTCGCTCGGCGCCGCTCTCGCCCAGAACGTGGCGCTCGCCGATGAGAAGGCCCGCGGTCTGCTCCTCGTGCACGGTACTTCGGACCTGATGGAGGACGCGAGCGTCGACGAACTGCCGGTCCAGCTGCACGTCGCCTCCCCCGACCCCTTCGAGTCCGACGACTGGCTGAACGCCTGGTATCTGCGGATGGGCAAGGCCGGTGCCGACGTGGAGATCTACCGCTACCCGGGCGCGGGCCACCTCTACACCGACCCGAGCCTGCCCGACTACGACGAAGAGGCGGCGGAGACCACCTGGCGGATCGCGAAGGGGTTCCTGGACACGCTGTAG
- a CDS encoding mechanosensitive ion channel family protein, whose product MEDILRPLAVIGGSVVFTLVIGWAVDQLLRRADARHHETPLWGMLRRCRVPWQVVLLTAMLRGTYRQITWNEVTHFGDAIGQVLSLVLIGATAWLILRIASTIVESTYARYASSTRDPARVRRVRTQVTLIMRIVTAVVVVVAVAAMLLTFPGLRTAGKSVLASAGLIGIVAGVAAQSTLGNLFSGFQIAFGDMVRIGDTVVVDGEWGVVEEVTLTFLAVRTWDERRITMPVSYFTSKPFENWSRGGAQMTGTVYFQLDHSAPVALMREKLQSILAETPAWDGRNWSLAVTDTTPTTIEVRAVVTARDADDIWTARCAVRERMIAWLSEKHPYALPSVATAPAAPPPVEQWPSGVSAPPPRAEEIHTNNANAYAAQAGRSDGLDRDDDAHDTAAPSRTGAAGAERGASFDGDSPPRLGRG is encoded by the coding sequence ATGGAAGACATACTGCGACCGCTGGCAGTCATCGGTGGCTCTGTGGTGTTCACCCTGGTCATCGGCTGGGCAGTGGACCAGCTGCTTCGCCGCGCGGACGCCAGGCACCACGAGACGCCCCTGTGGGGCATGCTCAGGCGGTGCCGGGTGCCCTGGCAGGTCGTCCTGCTCACCGCCATGCTCCGCGGCACCTACCGGCAGATCACCTGGAACGAGGTCACCCACTTCGGCGACGCCATCGGTCAGGTGCTCTCGCTGGTACTCATCGGCGCGACCGCGTGGCTGATCCTGCGGATCGCGTCGACGATCGTGGAATCGACGTACGCGCGCTACGCCTCGTCCACCCGGGACCCGGCACGGGTACGCCGGGTCAGGACGCAGGTCACGCTCATCATGCGGATCGTGACGGCGGTGGTCGTCGTGGTGGCCGTGGCGGCCATGCTGCTGACCTTCCCCGGGCTGCGCACCGCGGGAAAGTCGGTGCTCGCCTCCGCGGGGCTGATCGGCATCGTGGCCGGTGTCGCCGCCCAGTCGACGCTCGGCAACCTGTTCTCCGGGTTCCAGATCGCCTTCGGCGACATGGTGCGCATCGGTGACACCGTGGTGGTGGACGGCGAGTGGGGTGTGGTCGAGGAGGTCACGCTGACGTTCCTCGCCGTGCGGACCTGGGACGAGCGCAGGATCACCATGCCGGTGTCGTACTTCACCAGCAAGCCGTTCGAGAACTGGTCGCGGGGCGGGGCCCAGATGACCGGGACGGTCTACTTCCAGCTCGACCACTCGGCCCCGGTCGCGTTGATGCGCGAGAAGCTCCAGTCGATCCTCGCCGAGACCCCGGCGTGGGACGGCAGGAACTGGAGCCTCGCCGTGACGGACACCACGCCCACGACGATCGAGGTCCGCGCGGTGGTGACGGCGCGCGACGCGGACGACATCTGGACGGCCAGGTGCGCGGTCAGGGAGCGCATGATCGCCTGGCTCAGTGAGAAGCACCCGTACGCGCTGCCGAGCGTGGCCACCGCTCCCGCCGCCCCGCCGCCGGTCGAGCAGTGGCCGTCGGGAGTTTCCGCGCCTCCTCCGCGCGCGGAGGAGATCCACACCAACAACGCCAACGCGTACGCCGCGCAGGCGGGCCGCTCCGACGGTCTGGACAGGGACGACGACGCCCATGACACGGCAGCCCCCTCGCGGACCGGGGCGGCGGGCGCGGAGCGCGGCGCCTCCTTCGACGGCGACAGCCCGCCCCGGCTGGGGCGGGGCTGA